The following proteins come from a genomic window of Pyxidicoccus sp. MSG2:
- a CDS encoding MerR family transcriptional regulator: MSGLLYAIGEVSRITGLSVKALRLYQEKGLLLPSRVDPSSGYRYYSERDIAQAHTLRALRDLRLSLEEIRGVLDELDQGASLSEHLTRVRARLADEAASAQRSVLALDTLLRHQEQAEAYLRAPPPLLERWLPGMRVAVHRARGRYSDASQVFPRLIAACGPDVGGAPFCLYHEAEYREDDADISWCVPLAPGARPEGVHVEELPEVQAATLVHTGPPDSVGPSWARLFAHLHAHERIPAVPLRETFLRVGANEAVPSSSWLTELALSWEAKHGV, encoded by the coding sequence GTGAGTGGACTGCTGTATGCCATCGGTGAGGTGTCGCGAATCACCGGCCTGAGCGTGAAGGCGCTGCGCCTCTACCAGGAGAAGGGACTGCTGCTGCCCTCGCGCGTGGACCCCTCCTCCGGCTACCGCTACTACTCCGAGCGCGACATCGCCCAGGCCCACACCTTGCGAGCGCTGCGCGACCTGCGACTGTCGCTGGAGGAGATTCGCGGGGTACTCGATGAGCTGGACCAGGGCGCGTCCCTGTCCGAGCACCTCACGAGGGTGCGCGCCCGGCTTGCCGACGAAGCGGCCAGCGCCCAGCGGTCGGTGCTGGCCCTGGACACGCTGCTTCGGCACCAGGAGCAGGCGGAGGCGTACCTGCGCGCGCCTCCTCCCCTGCTGGAGCGATGGCTGCCCGGAATGCGTGTCGCCGTGCACCGCGCTCGGGGGCGCTATTCGGACGCGTCGCAGGTCTTCCCGCGTCTGATTGCCGCGTGCGGTCCGGATGTCGGAGGTGCTCCCTTCTGCCTCTACCACGAGGCGGAGTACCGCGAGGACGATGCGGACATCTCCTGGTGCGTGCCCCTGGCCCCCGGTGCCCGGCCCGAGGGTGTGCACGTGGAGGAACTGCCCGAGGTGCAGGCGGCCACGCTCGTTCACACCGGGCCTCCCGACTCGGTGGGCCCGTCCTGGGCGCGGCTCTTCGCCCACCTCCATGCGCACGAGCGCATCCCGGCCGTCCCCCTACGCGAAACGTTCCTGCGCGTGGGCGCGAACGAAGCAGTGCCCTCCTCCTCCTGGCTCACCGAGCTCGCGCTGTCCTGGGAGGCGAAGCACGGGGTGTGA